TCCAACATGTCCTGTCCGGTAAAATCAACGGATTCATGTTCCTTTGGTTCATCTATATCCAAGATCGCATCACACAATGAACCGCATAATCGATCCAACATGCACGTTTTCAACAAAAAGTTCTGTACCTGTTCGGTTAGCCCTTGTAATATTTCTTCCATTAGATAGTCCAGTACAAATGGGTCCCTGCCACTGAACGTTTCCATAAAGTGTTTCGGATCAGAAGAACCCTGCATGGATAAGGCCGCTAACTGCAACCCGGCAACCCAGCCTTCTGTTCGTTTTTCAAGGAGAGCAACATGTTCCTCTGAAAGTTTCAATCCCATGACCCGATCCAAAAACTCAATGCTTTCGGCAGAAGTAAAACGCAGATCACTACCACGTATTTCAATCAATTCCCCCTTTGCCCGCAGTCGAGCCAAAGGTAACTTGGGTTGCTGACGCGTAGTCATGACGATATGCATATGCGGGGGCATGTGCCTCAGTAAGTAGACAAGCGCATGATTGATCACTTCGGAAGTCATGAGATGATAATCATCCAGAACAAGTACAAAATGATTTGTTATTTGAGAAACTTCATTAAGAAGGTATGTAATAATGGTCTCGATCGGTGGCGGCTCGGAAGATTGAACAAATCCCATGATTCCTTCAGCAAGCTTGGGGACAATCGTCTGTAACGAAGCACATAGATATGTCAAAAAACGTGAAGGATCGTTATCCGCTTCTTCCAGCGAAAGCCAAGCTGTATCTATTGAAGAAAACTTAACCCATTGATTGACTAGTAGTGTTTTTCCTGATCCTGCAGGAGCAGAGACCAGTATGAGTTTAGCGTGCATCCCCTCGCCGAAACGGACATACAGGCGGGGACGATCCACTACATGGGAGCGCTGAACTGGAATGGTTAATTTCGTAGATAAGATCGGTGCATACATGAGCCAAACCTCCATTCAAGGGTCTCGAACAGCAACTGTATCGTTTCATATATCGTTTTGGCATCTATACTACCATAAATATCAATAAGACACGCCATAAAAGACGTGTCTTTATTATTAGATGTATTTCACTTCTGATTAGCACAAGTTGCTAGTAAAAATGAATGGCTCTACCTTACACTATCCGAGCCGGAGTGATACTTTGCGGATTGTTGAACACATTTTTCGGGTCATACTTGGCTTTGACTCTCCGCAGTCTGGCATAGTTGGCTCCATAGTACACTAAACCGGGATTTTTGATCCCTTGATCCGGAACATTGATGTAAGAACCCACGATGTAGGGTTGCAACTTCTTCCGCGTGTTCCGAGTGAGTGCAATGTTTTTAGCGGCATTGGATGGTTTGACCCACGTACTGTTCCATTCCACATAGAACTTCTCTTTTCGCCAGAAGAACGCGGTAGATCTAGGTGATTTACGACTTACCGCTCCGCCCCAGTTGAGGAAATAGAATCCGCCTGGTCCCTCTTCCAGGTTCTCCAAGAATGATCGCATCGATTTAATGGCTTGGTCGGGGAATGGTTTTCGTCCAAAACCGGACGAGAACTGGTTGCTATACCGTTGAGTCTCGGTCGGATCAGGTTGTAATAAGAACTTCACAACTTCTGTGTAAGGTAACAAGCGAATAATGGAGCTTGTCGGTGTGCCAACACTTGTAATCGGCTGCAATAGACGAAGAGCCTCTGTTTTTGATCCTAGGAACAGCCCCTCCATGACAACATTGCCACCCTTTTTCGGTCCGATGGATAACTCGCTGCCCAATCTTGTATCAACAGAGGGAGCCCACTTCTGCCATACTTTGAGTACTTTTTCGAATTGAGCCCATGGCCAGGTAATCTTAAATACAGTCGCCTTGGCTGGAGCACGGCGCACTTTGAATTTGTAACGGGTGTATACTCCGAAGTTACCACCGCCCCCTCCCCGCGAGGCCCAAAAGAGATCCGAATTATGATTTTTATTAGCCCGAATCACTTTTCCTTTGGCGTCCACCATCTCTACCTCAAGCAGGTTATCACTGATGAGACCGATGGTACGCTGGAGAGGCCCAATTCCCCCTCCTAATGTAATTCCACCGATCCCTACAGTAGGGCTGTCACCAAAAGGAGCTATGAATCCTTGCTTGGCAAGGGTATTCGCAATTCTTCCCACTCGGTTTCCTGTTCCAACAACAACCGTTCCATTTTTTTTATCAAGTTTGATGGAATTCAGATCACTCACATCAATCACAATTCCGCCGTTAACCTGTGAAAGGTTGACTTCAAGTGCATGCCTGCCGCTTCGCGGCCTGATCGGTACATTGTTTTCACGAGCCCATCGGATAGCGTTGGATACATCTTTCGTCTTTTGGGCAAAAACAAAAACTTTAGGATATTTGTCGGTATGCGGGTCCCAGTTCTTACGCGCCGCTTCATATCCTGGATCACCCTTATAAATAACCCGTCCGGTAAGCTTTGTTGATGATTTCACACGTCCCACTCCCTGCTGAATAATCGTCCTACAGCCTCTGCTGCATCAAGCACTTTATACTGTATGACGGACATTCGCGGAGGGAATGGGCTGGTGCCCTTAATTTTCAAGGTTCGCTTTTCAGATTGAGTTAGGCCACAGCACAGCCTTGAGGAAAATCCCTTTTATCTCGAAACTAGTCGCTGCCCGAATCGGAATCAATTCTGATTAACTTGCGCGCTTCCTGTTCTTTTTCACCATACCAGACGAGCGCATCGGCAAACAGATCCATGATGCGAACAAAGTTCTGCTTATCCGCTTCTGAAATCTGATCTGCATACTTGAAAATCTCATCATAACAAAGCTCCCTTACAAATTCGGTGTACTTCGCATATACCTCGCGACCTTTCTCCGAAGGTTTGACGTATATGTCTTTGCGGTTACCGCTTAAATGAAATTTTTCGAGCAGGCCTTTTTCCGTCAGATTCTTTACGTTCTTGGAAAATGTACTGCGGCTTACACCCAGGCGTGCGGCCATTTCCGACATCTTCTCTTCTTTGTCCTCGGCTTCCAGAATGTATTCCAGCGTCTGAATCTGTGAAGCCGAGAACATCATGTCTGTACCGTAGTTTCGTTGCAACTTGTAAGTGTTCGAGTACGCATTACCATATTTGATAATTTTCTCAATCAGTTCCCGATGGTCGCCCATCCAATCTAATTTCATGAGTAATCCCTTTCATATTCAGATTCTCTCTTACTCTACTGAAATCAGATTCGTTTTTCAATCCATGTAATTGCTTCCTCAATAACATCATCACGAGTCAGTTCATTAAATATCTCATGCATCAGATGAGCATAAATTTTGAGTGTTTTATCTGTTGAAGCGATATCGCCGTAAAAGTCACGGGAATCCTGTTCACTGACCAGCCCATCATTGGCCCCATGGAGAAGAAGTACGGGATCTGTAAATTGCTTGGCATTCTCCTTGAGCCATGTTATGCCATTTCCCAGACTATTAAATAAATCTACAGAGATCTGCTTTTCAACCAGCGGGTCATTCGCGTAAGCGGATACAACTGCGGGATCACTGCATACGCCGCTGCCCAGCTCATTTGGGAAATACGTGCCTGCAGGAAGATCCATCGGCAGTTCTCCGGCAACTTTTGTATTGTAACGAGTGAGTGCTCCGGATAGTACGATGCCTTTGACCTTGCCTGGATATTTCGTTCCAAAGGACGAGGTTGCAAAACCGCCCATACTATGTCCGATGATAAACAGCGGAAGATCGCCGCTCTCTTGCAATGCCGCCTCGACAATGACATGAACATCTTCAATAAGATGATCAAATTCTTTATAGAACGTACGCTGTCCCTCGGATCTGGCATGACCACGATGGTCAAACCGATACACGCTAAACCCGCGCTGATTCAGCTTCTCTGTCAAATAATCGTAGCGCCCTGCATGCTCAGCTAGTCCGTGTACAATGACGACAGCGGCTTTTGCATTTTCCACTGTATCCTTGCTGAAATAAAGCTGTGTACCGTCGAAGGATTGAATTCTTGTCTCGATTTTAGGCATCGTTTTCCCGTCCTTTGTGTTGTCCAAGCTTAAGCTCCGAGAGATCATTTCCTCCGCCCTACCATGGACACACTTATTATTATTTCACTTAAAAATAATATTGTTTCTTACGTAAACAATATATCATCCGACATAGCTGTTGTCCACAACAATTTTAAAGCGCTTCCAAATAAAACTCACTGATTAAACAGATAAAAAAGTGGACGGAAAAAGTTCTTTCGCCCAACTTTTTTAACAGAGTGAATCAATAGAAACTGCCTTATAATTAACGTGTCTACATCAAACCCAACAGATTATAGATCATCACTGCTGCTTCTGCACGGCTAGCATTCTTCTTCGGTGCAAACTCATCGTTACCTACACCGTTTATTATGCCTGCTCCCTGTATTGCCTCTACCGCTTGCTTCGCATAACTTGCGATGTTTGCTTCATCCTTGAAGGCTGTAACTTCACCACTTGCTAACGCTAGTTGCTTAATTTGGA
The nucleotide sequence above comes from Paenibacillus sp. W2I17. Encoded proteins:
- a CDS encoding alpha/beta hydrolase; translation: MPKIETRIQSFDGTQLYFSKDTVENAKAAVVIVHGLAEHAGRYDYLTEKLNQRGFSVYRFDHRGHARSEGQRTFYKEFDHLIEDVHVIVEAALQESGDLPLFIIGHSMGGFATSSFGTKYPGKVKGIVLSGALTRYNTKVAGELPMDLPAGTYFPNELGSGVCSDPAVVSAYANDPLVEKQISVDLFNSLGNGITWLKENAKQFTDPVLLLHGANDGLVSEQDSRDFYGDIASTDKTLKIYAHLMHEIFNELTRDDVIEEAITWIEKRI
- a CDS encoding MarR family winged helix-turn-helix transcriptional regulator, translated to MKLDWMGDHRELIEKIIKYGNAYSNTYKLQRNYGTDMMFSASQIQTLEYILEAEDKEEKMSEMAARLGVSRSTFSKNVKNLTEKGLLEKFHLSGNRKDIYVKPSEKGREVYAKYTEFVRELCYDEIFKYADQISEADKQNFVRIMDLFADALVWYGEKEQEARKLIRIDSDSGSD
- a CDS encoding FAD-binding oxidoreductase, which gives rise to MKSSTKLTGRVIYKGDPGYEAARKNWDPHTDKYPKVFVFAQKTKDVSNAIRWARENNVPIRPRSGRHALEVNLSQVNGGIVIDVSDLNSIKLDKKNGTVVVGTGNRVGRIANTLAKQGFIAPFGDSPTVGIGGITLGGGIGPLQRTIGLISDNLLEVEMVDAKGKVIRANKNHNSDLFWASRGGGGGNFGVYTRYKFKVRRAPAKATVFKITWPWAQFEKVLKVWQKWAPSVDTRLGSELSIGPKKGGNVVMEGLFLGSKTEALRLLQPITSVGTPTSSIIRLLPYTEVVKFLLQPDPTETQRYSNQFSSGFGRKPFPDQAIKSMRSFLENLEEGPGGFYFLNWGGAVSRKSPRSTAFFWRKEKFYVEWNSTWVKPSNAAKNIALTRNTRKKLQPYIVGSYINVPDQGIKNPGLVYYGANYARLRRVKAKYDPKNVFNNPQSITPARIV